One stretch of Arachis duranensis cultivar V14167 chromosome 1, aradu.V14167.gnm2.J7QH, whole genome shotgun sequence DNA includes these proteins:
- the LOC107463650 gene encoding uncharacterized protein LOC107463650 produces the protein MNLEEVGDEVRCRAFPVTLAVPTIWWFNSLPQGSVAKFSDISHAFLAQFTTKIAKAKHLINLPGVTQRSGEPTRKYLDRFNDECLEIDGLTDSIDTREYINDEEVSHVVAANKRQSSYNQSWQHGSGERQKEHARDGSPSKTPWPFSRVGKFTNYTLLTVSIIEVYQQIGEKGILSKPRRLKDRTGGNRSLYYDYHKGYGHKTQDNFDLKDDLEQAIQDGKLAEFSHLIKEPRRRNRDHEREDKTCAVKRRLEPEDNDHGLTIVNVVTARNAALRSKSAHKKEAKVLAVSSSSAQSSKRLPSILFGPKDQWFDEIVENPPMVITARVGTGLIKRILVDTGADSNIMFHNVFDALGLQDADLKTHQHGVVGLGDHFIKPNERISLPVSIGPG, from the exons ATGAACCTGGAGGAAGTTGGAGATGAGGTGAGGTGCCGCGCTTTCCCGGTCACCTTGGCGGTACCTACGATATGGTGGTTCAACAGCCTCCCGCAGGGCTCGGTGGCCAAGTTTTCAGACATCAGCCACGCTTTCCTGGCCCAATTTACAACCAAAATTGCAAAGGCAAAACACCTGATCAATTTGCCCGGGGTGACTCAGAGGTCTGGCGAGCCGACCAGAAAATATCTAGACCGATTCAACGATGAGTGCCTGGAGATCGACGGGCTAACTGACTCGATAGATA CCAGGGAATACATTAACGATGAAGAAGTCAGTCATGTCGTGGCTGCCAACAAGCGGCAGTCCTCCTACAATCAATCCTGGCAGCACGGTAGCGGAGAAAGGCAGAAGGAACACGCCAGAGACGGCAGTCCGAGTAAGACACCCTGGCCGTTTTCTCGAGTCGGGAAGTTCACCAATTACACTCTCCTCACCGTCTCCATCATAGAAGTTTATCAACAGATAGGCGAGAAGGGAATCTTGTCGAAGCCCCGACGTCTAAAGGACCGAACCGGGGGGAACAGGAGCCTCTATTATGATTATCATAAGGGCTATGGACATAAGACACAGGACAACTTCGACCTGAAGGATGACCTGGAACAAGCAATCCAGGATGGAAAATTAGCCGAATTCTCCCACCTCATTAAGGAGCCGAGGAGACGAAATCGCGACCACGAGAGAGAGGACAAGACCTGCGCAGTGAAGCGACGTCTAGAGCCGGAGGACAATGACCACGGTCTTACCATAGTGAACGTGGTAACAGCAAGAAACGCGGCTCTGAGGTCAAAGTCGGCACACAAGAAAGAAGCCAAAGTCCTGGCAGTTTCCTCGTCTTCCGCACAAAGCTCCAAAAGGCTTCCGTCCATTTTGTTCGGTCCGAAAGACCAATGGTTTGATGAGATCGTGGAAAACcctcccatggtcatcacagcCAGAGTGGGAACCGGCCTCATCAAGCGGATCCTTGTAGATACTGGGGCGGACTCGAATATTATGTTCCACAACGTGTTCGATGCCTTGGGCCTACAGGATGCCGACTTAAAGACTCACCAGCACGGTGTTGTAGGACTAGGTGACCACTTCATCAAGCCCAATGAAAGAATCTCCCTGCCAGTATCCATAGGACCAGGATAG